The nucleotide window CCAGCGCTCGGATTTTGTCAGATCGACTTTCAGCCCCTGTTTCGCAATGGTGAGGCGCTTTTGCTGAAGGTCAAAATTCGTCCGAGCGGCCTGTTGCTTGAGCGATGTGAGTGATCCGACCTCTGGAAATGCATGGCTGAGGCTATCGAGATCGAGCTCCGCACTGGGACCACGCCCACAGAGCACATTCAGAGCCGTGGCAGAGGCACGGGCAGCCTTGGCAGCATCCGTAAGTGCCCGATCACTGGTGAGGAGTGAGGCCTCCAGGATGCGCCGCTCGAGCAAGGCACTCACAGAGCCTGTATCTCGCTGCACGAGCACCTCGACGAGTGATTTGAGCCTTTCTCGCACATCTTTGGCAGCGGCTTCTTTTCGCCGCAGCAAAAGTACATCCCCTGCACGAGCCCGGATTTCATTGGCTAACTGGGATTTGAACTGCTGGAGGCCGAGCTGGGCGAGCTCAATGTCGCGATCAGCGATGGCTTTGCGCAGGGCCATGCGGCCAGGGAAGTCAAAGACTTGCAGGATGCTCGCACGCCAGACGAGGCCCTCTTTGGCCTGTGTGAGGCTCATACCGCCTAGTTCGGTATTCAATTCTGGATTTTGGTATTGAGCGGCTGTTTGGCGTCCGGCCTGAGCAGCGTCGATTTCGGCCTCGTAGAAGAGGATTTCAGGGTTTTTGCGCAGGGCTTCGCTGACAAGGGAGGCGCTGGTCGTGGCCGCGGCGAGCTGCGCGGTGGAAAGAAGGAGTGTGAGAAGAAAAGTGTGTTTCATAGAATAGATGTGAATGAGCTGAACTTGCGCGTGGACACGCGGTGGAGAGCCATGAGCGCAGTGGGGCCTAGGATGGCCATCAGGTCTGCACGTTGGCGTAGGGGTGGTGGGCGCTTTTCTCCACACAGCAGATGCTATGCGGTAGGCACACCGGATTCAGGTCTTCACATCAGCATCGGCATCGGGACCGGCAGTGACCACATGGGCCGCGACAGGTTACTCGACGAGGGCTTGACTAGGCGAATCATGTCGCCAGTGGATCGAGAGAATGAAAAAGCAGGTCCAAACCAAGTGCTGGTTAGGATCTGCATTTTGGGTGCTGACAAGTCGTCCCGCGCATGTTCGCGCTCAATGCGCCCAGAATCAGAGAGGCGGGAAGAATCGAACTGGTGTGTGCCGCCTTGCTGGCTGCGGCATAGGGAGGTCGCTACTTGCCCGAGCAGATTTCGGTGGTCGCGCACTTCCGGTGTGTATTGTCCCGCGCGGTGCTCCAGCAAGAGCCCGATGCCTTTTTCGGCCCCGATGACATGCATCTGGTGGCTACCATCCAGCGCCGCCATCACCGCTACCACGCCTGGCAAAATCGACGTGCCCGTCATGGCATAAGCCATGAGAAGCACGCAGGCGATGAAGCGTTGGGTAAAGGAAGAAGTCATTTTGGCCTATATTAACGGCAAGCTCTCTAAACAGCAAGCTTCTGAAAAACCTTTCACCGTTCTTATGAAAGTAGGTTTTAGCCGCTGGTGAATGACGTGTTGCTTTGTGCACATGAAGGCCGTCTGTGCAGCATGCCCATGCACCGGAAAGTCGGTTTGTGACCATTCCGCCGTCTTTGACGCGGGTGGCGTTTCTCGGGGACTATGTTCCCCGTCAGTGTGGGATCGCGACGTTCACGCGGGATTTATGTGAAGCGGTGAGTGCGGCGGCTCCAGAGGCTGAGTGCTATGCGGGTGCGGTGAATGACCGCGTGGAGGGCTATGAGTACCCCCCTCGCGTGCGCTTCGAGCTGCTGGAGAAGGACATCGACTCCTACCGGCGTGCAGCGGACTTTCTGAACTTCGACAACGCGGATGTGCTGTGCGTGCAGCATGAGTTCGGCATCTACGGAGGCGTAGCAGGTAGCCATCTGCTAGCACTGCTCAAAGAGGTGCGCATGCCTGTGGTGACCACGCTGCACACACTGCTGCGAGAGCCGAATGCCGCGCAGCGAAAGGTGATGAATGAGCTTTGCCAGCGCAGCGAGCGGCTGGTGGTGATGGCCCGGAAGGGAGCTGAAATTTTGCAAGAGGTGTATGCGGTGCCAGGCGGAAAGATCGCAGTGATCCCGCATGGCATCCCGGATGTGCCGCTGGTGGACTCAGCGGCGGCGAAGGAGCAATTCGGCGTGGAGGGGCGGAAGGTGCTGCTCACCTTTGGCCTGATCGGGCCTGGAAAGGGTATCGAGCATGCGATCGAAGCTCTGCCGCATATCATTCAAAAGCACCCCGAGGTGGTGTACATCATCCTAGGAGCCACGCACCCGCACCTACTGGCGCATGAAGGCGAGCGCTACCGACTGGGTCTGGAGTGGCTAGCGGAGGAGCAGGGCGTGAAGGAGCACGTGATCTTCGATAACCGCTATGTGTCGCCAGCTGATTTGCGTGAGTTCGTGAGCGCGACGGACATTTACATCACGCCGTATCTGAATCGTGAGCAGATCACTTCCGGCACGCTGGCGCAGGTGTTTGGAGCGGGGCGGGCGGTGGTCTCCACGCCGTATCATCACGCAGAGGAGCTCTTGACGGAAGGACGCGGCAAGTTGGTGCCCTTTTCAAATCCAGCGGGCATCGCAGCGGCGGTTTGTGAGTTCTTGGAGCAGCCAGAGCTCATCCAGCGCACGCAGGAGTCCGCATGGCAGGCTGGACGCGAGATGATCTGGCCTGCGGTGGCCCATCGTTACTTGGAAACCTTTGCTCAAGCAGGTGTGGAGCGCCGAGCACCAGCCCGCAAGGCCTTCGCAGGCTGGACAGCCGGGAACAAGCACGAGCTGCCCCACGGCAGGCTCGATCACCTCGTGCGCATGTCGGACAGCACAGGCATTTTTCAGCATGCGATCCACACGGTGCCGGATTTTCATCACGGATACTGCACGGATGATAATGCCCGCGCATTCATCCTGTGCTGCCTACTGGGCGATTTGGGTGAAAAACCGCATGGCGAGAGCTTGCGAGGACTTTCGACGACATACTTGGCCTTCCTCGCTGCGGCGCTGAATCGCGACACGGGCGGCTTTCGTAATTTCATGAGCTTTGGCCGCCA belongs to Verrucomicrobiaceae bacterium and includes:
- a CDS encoding TolC family protein, which encodes MKHTFLLTLLLSTAQLAAATTSASLVSEALRKNPEILFYEAEIDAAQAGRQTAAQYQNPELNTELGGMSLTQAKEGLVWRASILQVFDFPGRMALRKAIADRDIELAQLGLQQFKSQLANEIRARAGDVLLLRRKEAAAKDVRERLKSLVEVLVQRDTGSVSALLERRILEASLLTSDRALTDAAKAARASATALNVLCGRGPSAELDLDSLSHAFPEVGSLTSLKQQAARTNFDLQQKRLTIAKQGLKVDLTKSERWGDITFGPYMAGQHAGGTQIEGGLVFSIPLPLWNKNKGNIAAEEARTQQAEALLTATLRDLERDLAIERSAYLAELEALARWRPESEKQFAEAAKEADEHYRLGAVPAATYVEMQRGYLDAIDSLIESRRNAWQHRMTIERLTGTPIGKGK
- a CDS encoding glycosyltransferase family 4 protein — translated: MPPSLTRVAFLGDYVPRQCGIATFTRDLCEAVSAAAPEAECYAGAVNDRVEGYEYPPRVRFELLEKDIDSYRRAADFLNFDNADVLCVQHEFGIYGGVAGSHLLALLKEVRMPVVTTLHTLLREPNAAQRKVMNELCQRSERLVVMARKGAEILQEVYAVPGGKIAVIPHGIPDVPLVDSAAAKEQFGVEGRKVLLTFGLIGPGKGIEHAIEALPHIIQKHPEVVYIILGATHPHLLAHEGERYRLGLEWLAEEQGVKEHVIFDNRYVSPADLREFVSATDIYITPYLNREQITSGTLAQVFGAGRAVVSTPYHHAEELLTEGRGKLVPFSNPAGIAAAVCEFLEQPELIQRTQESAWQAGREMIWPAVAHRYLETFAQAGVERRAPARKAFAGWTAGNKHELPHGRLDHLVRMSDSTGIFQHAIHTVPDFHHGYCTDDNARAFILCCLLGDLGEKPHGESLRGLSTTYLAFLAAALNRDTGGFRNFMSFGRQWLEEEGSEDSHGRALWALGTGTVHAHHTGQQNLCARLFEAGLARVEAFSSPRAWAFCLLGIHEYLRGYPESSAAQAAREVLTRDLVRLWKGCATTEWPWFEPGATYDNARLCQALLHSGEAMQDAEMSEIGLQSLRWLVSIQKTPTGCFRPIGSNGFCIRDGARAHFDQQPVEAQAMISACLSAYRITGDPIWSREARRAFEWFLGRNDLALPLYDPITGGCGDGLHPDRVNENQGAESTLAFHLALAEMTFAQHPLPARA